The following coding sequences lie in one Zingiber officinale cultivar Zhangliang chromosome 2B, Zo_v1.1, whole genome shotgun sequence genomic window:
- the LOC122046492 gene encoding cytochrome P450 71A1-like has product MLNTCTMLFQFFHPSHLLLVLPFLFLLVHFLRRTQSRKSPTHLLPPSPPTLPVIGNLHQLSGSLPHRILQELSAKYGPVMLLHLGSVPTVIVSSPPAAEEVLKSRDVAFASRPHTTVIQRLFYGNQDLIFGKYSEQWRQLRRIATVHLLSHTRVLSFRLARQAEVALLVADIRSAAAASRPVNVSDVIIGFTSNFICRVALGRTYSEEKGRGSKMSKLFEEMTALLIAFPLRDHIPWLGWLDRLNGFDYKVKKVALEFDTFIEQVIQDHINMRNSNERTHNNEDLVDILLSLGDVDSSVSLSQENIKGLIFDMFAAGTDTTFATIEWVMTELIRHPNAMRIVQEEIRGVVIAEAKEEIIGEEKLEEMKYLRAVIMEALRLHPVVPLLLPREASVDTQLQGYRIPKGTRVLVNAWALGRDPKLWDKADEFCPERFLNTSAFDFKGKDFRYLPFGAGRRGCPGIGMAEVTLELVLATLLLHFDWELPDGMRAEELDADEGHAIVIHRKSKLVLVAKPCRH; this is encoded by the exons ATGCTTAATACTTGCACTATGCTGTTCCAGTTCTTTCACCCTTCTCATCTTCTCCTCGTCCtgcccttcctcttcctcctcgtcCACTTCCTCCGTCGGACACAATCCAGGAAGTCACCCACCCATCTCCTACCCCCATCTCCACCCACCCTACCGGTCATTGGCAACCTCCACCAGCTCTCAGGCTCCCTCCCCCACCGCATCCTCCAAGAACTCTCCGCCAAGTACGGTCCCGTCATGCTCCTCCACCTCGGCAGTGTCCCCACCGTCATTGTCTCCTCGCCGCCCGCCGCTGAAGAGGTGTTGAAGTCCCGCGACGTCGCCTTCGCCAGCCGCCCCCACACCACCGTGATCCAACGCCTTTTCTACGGCAACCAGGACCTGATCTTCGGCAAGTACAGCGAGCAGTGGCGCCAACTCCGCCGCATCGCCACCGTCCACCTACTCAGCCACACACGAGTGCTCTCGTTTCGCCTGGCCAGGCAAGCAGAGGTCGCCCTTCTTGTCGCCGACATCCGCTCGGCCGCCGCCGCCTCCCGCCCGGTCAACGTCAGCGACGTCATCATCGGGTTCACCAGCAACTTTATCTGCAGAGTGGCGTTGGGGCGGACGTACAGTGAGGAAAAGGGCAGAGGGAGCAAAATGAGCAAGCTATTTGAGGAGATGACAGCGCTGTTGATCGCGTTCCCGTTGAGAGACCACATTCCATGGCTGGGTTGGCTCGATCGACTCAACGGATTCGATTACAAGGTCAAAAAGGTCGCTCTCGAGTTCGACACCTTCATCGAGCAAGTCATTCAAGACCACATTAACATGAGAAATAGCAACGAACGCACTCATAACAATGAAGATTTGGTTGATATTTTGCTCTCTCTGGGGGATGTCGATAGCTCCGTTTCTCTCAGCCAAGAGAACATTAAGGGCCTCATCTTC GACATGTTTGCTGCAGGCACAGATACAACATTCGCGACCATAGAATGGGTCATGACGGAGCTCATACGCCATCCAAATGCGATGCGCATAGTGCAAGAGGAGATTCGAGGAGTCGTCATAGCtgaagccaaagaagagataatTGGAGAGGAGAAATTGGAAGAGATGAAGTATCTGAGGGCAGTGATCATGGAGGCTCTGAGGCTGCACCCTGTTGTACCATTACTGCTTCCGCGAGAGGCGTCGGTGGATACGCAGCTGCAGGGCTATCGCATTCCCAAGGGCACCAGGGTGTTGGTCAATGCATGGGCCTTAGGTAGGGATCCGAAGCTGTGGGATAAGGCTGACGAGTTTTGTCCAGAGAGGTTCTTGAACACTAGTGCTTTTGATTTCAAGGGAAAAGACTTCCGGTACTTGCCGTTCGGCGCTGGCCGGAGAGGGTGCCCTGGCATTGGAATGGCTGAGGTCACCCTGGAGCTTGTCTTGGCCACCTTACTGCTTCATTTCGACTGGGAGTTACCTGATGGGATGAGGGCAGAGGAGCTGGATGCGGATGAAGGGCATGCAATTGTGATTCACAGGAAATCCAAACTTGTTCTTGTGGCAAAGCCTTGTCGACACTAG